In a single window of the Niabella ginsenosidivorans genome:
- a CDS encoding SusC/RagA family TonB-linked outer membrane protein translates to MLLKHFRNITLAVIGFCMAHPLYAQHRVFTGKVLDAADSSPLSGVSVTIKGTEQGVTTKKDGSFSIKTAVAAPLLVVSYVGYSQKETAATDSFLTIYLEKTTSEMNEVVVTALGVKRQKASLGYAVSEVNGKDLTQAREVNVLNSLEGKVAGVNVSGIAGGPGASSNVIIRGISSLTQTNQPLYVINGIPVESQPNSSDGSQYSNVPDLGDAMSNINPDDIETISVLKGAAASALYGYRAKAGVILITTKTAKSNSIELNSNYVAEKVVDLTDWQYVYGQGANNLKPTSQLVAFQSGQSSWGGKLDGSPVVQFDGGVRPYVAQKNNLQNFYRTGGTFTNTLALNRTFEGGAIRFSASDLTSRSIVPNSGINRQTFDLSANYNLTPRFLADVHANYILEQAKNRPLLSDPSGNSNYNVMFLPTSVDVRTLEKATNPDGSELAYSPSVNATNPWFAAEKFINNTERNRFISSVRLRYTFDNGVFLQGRAGIDNYNDHYLSVVPTGTAYRPKGSMSEYNTSYKDLNADLLAGKDFKLSPDLTITPNLGASYRRTKSAEYENHGETFQIPFVYNILNTSVKTVYYLPSDQEVQSVYGTLDLAYKNYLYLTGSGRNDWFSTLATPGTNNKVGVFYPSVSGSFIFSELLKPNEWFSYGKLRAGYAEVGQATAPYQTQLSYIFAGTTFNGLPQGLINNSDIPNSSLKPSLAKELEIGTELGFFHNRLNLDLSWYNKKSSNEILSAPASIASGYGGAVLNIGQLQNKGWELLLSGTPVKGSSFTWKTALNGSVNNNKVLALANNQSSLAVGTSSTAVGFIQQIVGLPANQIMAYDYKYDDAGNIIKTASGVPARGLLKPYGSAYAKWMAGFSNDLYYKHFHLSFLIDGKFGGKLFSGTDYRGYTFGLSKATLVNREGTFGNNLDAATYYSTLASNVSKLFVEDAGFIKFRSVVLEYTFPSGLFGKGIKGASLSIVGRNLFYLMRKTENVDPESSFSPTAYGLELGGVPSTRTFGANLNLKF, encoded by the coding sequence ATGCTTCTGAAACATTTCCGCAACATAACACTTGCTGTTATCGGCTTCTGTATGGCTCACCCGCTTTATGCCCAGCATAGAGTATTTACCGGCAAAGTGCTGGATGCTGCAGACAGTAGCCCCCTGAGTGGTGTATCTGTAACTATTAAAGGCACGGAACAGGGTGTTACAACTAAAAAGGACGGCTCGTTCTCTATCAAAACGGCGGTTGCGGCTCCTTTGCTGGTTGTTTCTTACGTGGGATATAGTCAAAAGGAAACTGCAGCCACCGATTCCTTTCTTACCATTTACCTGGAGAAGACCACCAGTGAAATGAACGAAGTAGTGGTAACCGCCCTGGGGGTAAAGCGGCAAAAGGCTTCTCTCGGATATGCGGTCAGTGAAGTGAACGGAAAAGACCTTACACAGGCGCGGGAAGTAAATGTGCTCAACTCGCTGGAAGGAAAGGTAGCCGGGGTAAATGTAAGCGGTATAGCGGGTGGTCCGGGCGCTTCATCCAATGTCATTATCCGGGGTATTTCCAGCCTTACCCAAACCAATCAGCCCCTGTATGTTATTAATGGCATTCCGGTTGAAAGTCAGCCTAATTCTTCAGACGGAAGCCAGTACTCCAACGTTCCGGATCTGGGCGATGCCATGAGCAATATTAATCCGGATGATATTGAAACGATCTCTGTGCTAAAGGGTGCCGCAGCCTCCGCCTTATATGGCTACCGCGCAAAGGCAGGCGTTATTTTAATCACTACCAAAACAGCCAAATCGAACAGCATAGAGCTGAACTCCAATTACGTGGCAGAAAAGGTGGTGGACTTGACAGACTGGCAATATGTTTACGGGCAGGGCGCCAATAACCTGAAGCCCACTTCACAACTGGTAGCCTTCCAGTCTGGTCAGTCCAGCTGGGGCGGCAAGCTGGATGGCAGCCCTGTTGTGCAGTTTGATGGTGGTGTACGGCCTTATGTAGCCCAGAAGAACAATCTCCAGAACTTTTACAGGACCGGGGGCACTTTTACCAATACCCTTGCATTGAACCGGACTTTTGAGGGAGGCGCTATACGTTTTTCGGCCAGTGATCTTACCAGCCGGTCTATTGTTCCCAACAGCGGTATCAACCGCCAGACATTTGACCTGTCTGCCAATTATAATCTGACGCCAAGATTTCTTGCAGATGTGCATGCCAATTACATCCTTGAGCAGGCAAAGAACCGGCCCCTGCTCAGTGATCCGTCCGGGAACTCCAATTATAATGTCATGTTTTTACCCACCAGCGTAGATGTGCGGACGCTTGAAAAAGCCACCAATCCTGATGGGTCCGAACTGGCTTATTCCCCGTCTGTAAACGCCACCAACCCCTGGTTTGCCGCCGAAAAGTTTATTAACAATACAGAGCGCAACCGGTTCATTTCCTCCGTACGGCTTCGTTATACGTTTGATAACGGGGTTTTCCTACAGGGCCGCGCAGGCATAGATAATTATAACGACCATTATTTATCCGTTGTTCCCACAGGCACAGCTTACAGGCCCAAAGGCTCTATGTCTGAATATAACACCAGCTACAAGGATCTGAACGCAGATCTTCTTGCCGGAAAAGATTTTAAGCTCTCCCCCGACCTGACCATAACGCCTAACCTGGGCGCCAGCTACCGCCGTACAAAATCGGCCGAATATGAAAATCATGGGGAAACGTTCCAGATTCCCTTTGTATATAATATCCTGAACACATCTGTAAAAACGGTCTATTACCTTCCCTCTGACCAGGAAGTGCAAAGCGTGTACGGCACCCTGGATCTTGCCTATAAAAATTACCTGTACCTGACCGGTTCCGGAAGAAACGACTGGTTCTCTACACTGGCTACACCGGGAACCAATAATAAAGTCGGCGTTTTTTACCCTTCTGTAAGCGGCTCTTTTATATTTTCCGAGCTGCTGAAGCCCAACGAATGGTTCAGCTACGGAAAACTAAGGGCTGGCTATGCAGAAGTAGGACAGGCTACCGCTCCTTACCAGACGCAGCTCAGCTACATCTTTGCCGGCACCACCTTTAACGGGCTGCCGCAGGGCCTCATCAATAACTCAGACATTCCCAACTCTTCCTTAAAACCTTCACTGGCAAAGGAACTGGAGATCGGAACCGAGCTTGGATTTTTTCACAACCGTCTGAACCTGGATCTGAGTTGGTACAACAAAAAATCATCCAATGAAATCCTGAGCGCACCGGCTTCCATTGCTTCCGGTTATGGAGGCGCTGTTTTAAATATCGGCCAGTTGCAAAACAAAGGCTGGGAACTTCTATTATCCGGTACGCCGGTAAAGGGGAGCAGTTTTACCTGGAAAACAGCCCTGAACGGTTCCGTAAATAATAACAAGGTGCTTGCCCTGGCTAACAATCAGTCTTCACTGGCCGTTGGTACCTCCAGCACTGCTGTTGGATTCATTCAGCAGATCGTTGGGTTACCCGCCAACCAGATCATGGCATATGATTACAAATATGACGATGCCGGCAATATTATAAAGACCGCCAGCGGCGTACCGGCCAGAGGGTTGCTGAAGCCTTATGGATCTGCCTATGCCAAATGGATGGCCGGTTTCAGCAATGATCTTTACTATAAACATTTTCACCTGTCCTTTCTTATTGACGGGAAGTTTGGCGGCAAACTGTTTTCAGGAACCGATTACCGCGGATATACATTTGGCTTGTCCAAGGCAACGCTGGTAAACCGCGAAGGCACTTTTGGCAATAACCTGGATGCCGCTACCTATTACAGTACTCTGGCATCCAATGTTTCAAAATTATTTGTAGAAGATGCCGGTTTTATAAAATTCAGATCGGTGGTGCTGGAATACACGTTCCCCTCCGGACTGTTTGGAAAGGGCATTAAAGGCGCTTCTCTCAGCATTGTGGGCCGAAATCTGTTTTACCTGATGCGCAAAACAGAAAATGTGGACCCCGAATCGAGCTTTTCTCCTACCGCGTATGGGCTTGAGCTGGGCGGTGTGCCCTCCACGCGCACATTTGGCGCCAACCTGAATTTAAAATTTTAA